A section of the Streptomyces xinghaiensis S187 genome encodes:
- a CDS encoding NlpC/P60 family protein, with product MASHRRPRQPGRARVSVLTATAAAAVAITSQAAQAAPQPSKNDVKATVDKLYEEAEMATEKYNGAKEKQEKLEEEVSNLQDKVARGQEDLNDLRNGLGSMATAQYRSGGIDPSVQLLLSSDPDTYLERASTLNQLSGKQAEALGRITGKQRTLQQQRAEAAGKLEELDTTREALGEKKREIQGKLAKARALLNTLTAAERAELAAEEDRANRSAGERVDLGSAVPESQRAAAALSAAQSKIGAPYVWGATGPSSFDCSGLTSWAYSQAGVGISRTSQAQANDGTRIGQSALKPGDLVFFYGDLHHVGLYAGNGQILHAPKPGANVRYESINNMPFQFGVRIG from the coding sequence GTGGCGTCCCACCGTCGACCCAGGCAGCCCGGCCGGGCGCGCGTCAGCGTGCTCACGGCCACCGCCGCCGCAGCCGTCGCCATCACCTCGCAGGCCGCCCAGGCCGCGCCGCAGCCTTCCAAGAACGACGTGAAGGCCACGGTCGACAAGCTGTACGAAGAAGCCGAGATGGCCACCGAGAAGTACAACGGTGCCAAGGAGAAGCAGGAGAAGCTCGAAGAGGAGGTCTCCAATCTCCAGGACAAGGTGGCCCGCGGCCAGGAGGATCTGAACGACCTGCGCAACGGCCTCGGTTCGATGGCCACGGCCCAGTACCGCTCCGGCGGCATCGACCCGTCCGTGCAGCTGCTGCTCTCCTCCGACCCGGACACGTACCTGGAGCGGGCCTCCACGCTCAACCAGCTCAGCGGCAAGCAGGCCGAGGCCCTCGGCAGGATCACCGGCAAGCAGCGCACGCTCCAGCAGCAGCGCGCCGAGGCCGCCGGCAAGCTGGAGGAACTCGACACCACCCGCGAGGCGCTGGGTGAGAAGAAGCGCGAGATCCAGGGGAAGCTGGCCAAGGCCCGCGCCCTGCTCAACACCCTGACGGCCGCGGAGCGCGCCGAACTCGCCGCCGAGGAGGACCGGGCCAACCGCTCCGCCGGCGAGCGGGTCGACCTCGGCAGCGCCGTCCCGGAGTCGCAGCGCGCCGCCGCCGCCCTCTCCGCCGCGCAGTCCAAGATCGGCGCACCGTACGTCTGGGGCGCCACGGGCCCCAGCTCCTTCGACTGCTCCGGGCTGACGTCCTGGGCCTACTCCCAGGCCGGCGTCGGCATCTCCCGCACCTCGCAGGCCCAGGCCAACGACGGCACGCGGATCGGGCAGAGCGCTCTCAAACCGGGCGACCTGGTCTTCTTCTACGGCGATCTGCACCATGTCGGCCTCTACGCCGGCAACGGCCAGATCCTGCACGCCCCGAAGCCCGGGGCCAATGTGCGCTACGAGTCGATCAACAACATGCCGTTCCAGTTCGGCGTCCGGATCGGCTAG
- a CDS encoding NlpC/P60 family protein, which translates to MASHRRAGKTGLTQSNRITMLPAAAATAAVAFSIAPAAAEPQDTPAEVRSAVGRLHVEAERATEKYHAAGERYRRLSAEAGRLSDRVARGQERVNRLRGVLGSLAGAQYRAGGVDPAVRLLLSSDPDTYLDRAVTLNRISERQAGELRSLRRAQTELREERARAASRIAAAERSRKAVSRHKRAVEARLARAQRLLDSLGPEQRAEHRRAARHGGRTEFPGGGTAASGRAAAAVAAARAAVGRPYVWGATGPGSFDCSGLTYWSYQQAGVTLPRTSQAQRFAGRRVPLSEARPGDLVTYRTDASHVGMYVGNGQIVHAPHPGAAVRYDPVGLMPNATVTRV; encoded by the coding sequence GTGGCATCCCATCGCCGGGCCGGCAAGACCGGCCTCACGCAGTCCAACCGCATCACGATGCTGCCCGCCGCGGCGGCGACGGCCGCCGTGGCGTTCTCCATCGCCCCGGCGGCCGCCGAGCCTCAGGACACCCCCGCCGAGGTGCGGTCCGCGGTCGGCCGGCTCCACGTCGAGGCCGAGCGGGCCACGGAGAAGTACCACGCGGCGGGGGAGCGGTACCGGCGGCTGAGCGCCGAGGCCGGACGGCTCTCCGACCGCGTCGCCCGCGGCCAGGAGCGGGTCAACCGGCTCCGCGGCGTCCTCGGCTCCCTCGCCGGCGCCCAGTACCGGGCCGGCGGTGTGGACCCGGCCGTGCGGCTGCTGCTCTCCTCCGACCCGGACACCTACCTCGACCGGGCCGTCACCCTCAACCGCATCAGCGAACGCCAGGCCGGCGAACTGCGCTCCCTGCGGCGGGCGCAGACCGAGCTGCGTGAGGAACGCGCCCGCGCCGCGAGCCGGATCGCGGCGGCGGAGCGCAGCCGGAAGGCCGTCAGCCGCCACAAGCGGGCCGTGGAGGCCCGGCTGGCGCGCGCACAGCGGCTGCTGGACTCCCTCGGCCCGGAGCAGCGCGCCGAGCACCGGCGGGCCGCCCGTCACGGCGGCCGTACGGAGTTCCCCGGCGGCGGCACCGCGGCGTCCGGCCGCGCGGCGGCTGCCGTGGCCGCGGCCCGGGCGGCGGTGGGACGGCCCTACGTCTGGGGAGCCACCGGTCCCGGCTCCTTCGACTGCTCGGGGCTCACCTACTGGTCGTACCAGCAGGCGGGGGTGACGCTCCCGCGCACCTCCCAGGCCCAGCGGTTCGCCGGCCGCCGGGTCCCGCTGAGCGAGGCCCGCCCCGGCGACCTGGTGACGTACCGGACGGACGCCAGCCATGTCGGCATGTACGTCGGGAACGGACAGATCGTGCACGCCCCGCACCCCGGCGCCGCCGTCCGCTACGACCCCGTGGGCCTGATGCCGAACGCCACCGTCACCCGGGTCTGA